ACGCTTACAAAATTTTAACCGACAGGAAAAATAAATTTCACACACTCCGGCAGTACGGTGGAATCAGCGGGTTCAACAAGATTTCGGAAAGTCCTTATGACGCATTCGGTGTTGGGCATACCAGCACGTCGATAGCTTCTGCACTGGGTATTAAAACGGCTTCGGATATGAAAGACAAAGATCAGAAAGTGGTGGCGGTAATAGGTGACGGTGCAATGACAGCCGGCCTGGCCTATGAAGCTATTAATTATTTGGGGCATCTTGACAAAAACATGATTGTTATTCTGAATGATAATGAAATGTCCATAAGCCCCAATGTAGGGGCAATGTCCAGCTACTTATCCAGGATAATGACCGGCGAAATATATACCAGATTCCGAAAGGATGTTGCCAATATTTTTGAGCATGCGCCTATGGGTTCTGCTTTTCTTCATGTGGCTAAAAAGATGGAGGAAGGCCTGAAAGGTTTTTTTACACCCGGCGTTCTCTTTGAAGAATTTGGACTTAAATATATAGGCCCGATAAACGGTCATAACATAAGGGATTTGACTAAAGCTTTACACAATGCTGAGATACAGGACGGACCTGCTCTTATTCATGTGGGCACGAAGAAAGGAAAAGGGTTTAAGCCTGCAGAGGAAAATCCGGAAAAATTTCACGGTGTGTCTGCTTTTGATTTAAAAACCGGCGAAGCCGTAAAATTTGGCAAAAAGAAAACCTATACCGACATTTTCGGTGATAAAATTTGTGAGATGGCAGAAAAAGATGAAAATATTGTTGCACTTACTGCAGCTATGCCTGACGGTGTGGGTCTGCGCAGCTTTTCAGAAAAATTTCCCGACCGTTTCTTTGATGTGGGTATTGCAGAGCAATTTGCTGTAACGTATTCTGCAGGACTTGCAGTGAACGGTCTCAAACCCTATGTGGCAATATATTCAACCTTTTTGCAGAGAGCTTTTGACAGCATCATACATGATGTTGCCCTGCAGAATTTACCAGTAACGTTTTGTATCGACAGAGGCGGTATTGTGGGAGCAGACGGTCCCACTCATCACGGGACATTCGACCTGTCGTACCTTAGATTAATTCCCAATATGACAATAATGGCGCCTAAAGACGGCGATGAGCTTGAGGAAATGTTAGAATTAAGCAGCTCTGTGGACGGACCGGTTGCAATAAGGTATCCACGGGGTTCAGCAGATGAGTATGATTTTGCCCGTCAGCCGGTAAAATTAGGAGAGCCTGAAATTATTTCAGACCAAGGGGATTATGCTATTGTTTCAGTGGGGCATATTTTTTCGGAGAGTTATAAACTTTACAATAAAATAAAACAGTCCGGAAATAAATGCTCACTTGTTAATCTGCGTTTTGTTAAGCCTTTGGATAGTAAAAAGCTGCTGGAGGTTCTTTATGAAAAGAAGGGTGTTATACTAATAGAGGAAAACGCTTTAAACGGCGGAGCCTGTGAAAAAATACAATCTCTTCTCATTGATAACGGCTACAAAGGCGAAATCAGAAAATTCGGTATTCCGGATGAATTTGTTCCGCATGGGGATATCCCTTCTCTGAGAAAATCCATAGGCCTTAACGCAGATTATATTTTTGATATAGTAAAAGATTTATGGCCAAAAAACGATTAGATGTACTTTTGATAGACAGAGGTTTTGCTGAAAGCAGAGAGAAGGCCAGGGCACTTATTATGTCGGGCAATGTTTATACGGATAATCACCTTCTGGATAAACCGGGAACACGTGTTTTAGAGGATATCCCGATATATGTTAAGGAACCCCTCCCTTTTGTGAGCAGAGGGGGATTGAAACTTGATAAAGCAAAAAACGTTTTCAGAATAGATTTTGATGGTAAAACAGTTCTTGATATAGGTGCTTCCACCGGAGGTTTTACAGATGTTGCTCTGCAGAACGGAGCAAAAAAGGTAGTGGCTGTGGATGTGGGCAAAAACCAGCTGCATTATTCACTGACCAAAGATCCGAGAGTGGTTAATTTGCAGAAGGTTAATTTTCGTCATGCAGAATATGAGCTTCTTGGTGAGAAATATGATATAATTGTATGTGATGTATCATTTATTTCGCTGAACAGGATAATACCCAAAACAGCCTTATTCTGTAAAGAGAACACAGAAGCTGTTTTTTTAATAAAACCTCAGTTTGAGGCTGAAAAAAATGAAGTGGGCAAAAACGGGGTGGTGAGAGACATCGGTGTTCATGAAAGGGTTATTCTTAAAGTAATCAACGCGGCCGAAGGGTACGGCCTGAAATTTGCCGGGCTTGCTAAATCTCCGATAAAGGGACCGAAAGGCAATATTGAGTATTTGAGTTATTTCAGGTATGATGAAAATATTAATAAAATCGAAAATATCAATGAAATTATAGAGCAGGTTGTTAATGATGAAGAATATAGCTATTGTTGTTAAACCTCATGCTGAGGAAGTGGCGGACATAACTATTCAGATTTGCGACTATCTGAAGTCAGAAGGCAAGAATGTACTGCTGGAAGAAAGAACGGCTTCGGTACTCGGCTACTCCGACTTTACCACTCATAACGAGATTAAAAACAATGCAGATCTTCTTATTGTCTTGGGCGGAGACGGCACTTTGATTTCCTCCAACAGGATTATTTCCGGAGCCAATATCCCTATTTTGGGAGTAAATCTCGGCAGGCTTGGTTTTCTCACGGAAACAAAAGTAGAGGAAGCTCTTGATACTGTGAAGAAAGTGCTTTCCGGCAACTATAAATTCGATAACCGTATGAAGCTGATAAGCGATATTTTTTATGATGAAGAAAAAGTATTCACTACAGAGGTATTAAACGATATTGTTATCAACAAAGGGGCGTTGGCAAGGATTATTGATATAGAAGTTCATATTGACAATCAGTATGTGAATACATACAGAGCTGACGGGCTGATCATTTCAACTCCCACAGGCTCTACTGCTTATACTCTGGCAGCGGGCGGCCCGATAGTTTATCCTACGCTCAATTCCATCATATTGACACCGATTTGTCCCCATTCACTTACCCACAGACCCATTGTTATACACGATGACAGTGAAATTAAGATACGTATCTTAAATGATGACGAGAAAGTTTTTATAACCTATGACGGCCAAATCGGCAGAAAAATGTCTTTGAAAGAGGAAATTTTTATATACAAATCTCCACAGCCGGTAAAATTGATTGTGTCACAGAAAAGAAATTATTTTGCACTGTTAAAGGAAAAATTAGGGTGGGGCAGCACCTGATGCTTACCCAGTTAAATATCAGCAATCTTTCCATAATTGACAGAATCAGTCTGGAGTTTTCAGGAGGTCTTAATATTATCACCGGCGAAACCGGTGCCGGCAAATCTTTGATAATTCAGGCTGTTAAATTACTGGTTGGTGAACGTTTTAGCAGGGAAATGGCAAGGGATCCCGAAAAAAAAGTAAGTGTGGAAGGCGCTTTTTCAGGGGATTTCAGAATGCTGAGCGAGGAGCTCAGAGATGAGTTTGAAATAGAGGATGAGATAGTTGTAAAAAGGTCTGTCGATTCCAACGGCAAGAATAAGATATCGCTCAACGGACATATTGCCACACTGAAACAGCTGAAACAAATTTTTGATATCCTTGTTGACTTCCATGGACAGCACGAGCATCAAAGGCTTTTAAACTCCAGAAACCATATTAAATATCTTGACGGTTTGATTGACAATGACTTGAAAGATGAATACTCCGTTAAATACAGAGAATACAGAAAACTTGCCTCTGAGCTGGAGAGATTAAAAAAGGAATACAGTGATACACTTAAGAATAAAGATATTATGGAATTTCAGCTGAATGAGATTGAAAGTTTAAATATAGAGCCGGATAAAGACCGCGAACTTGAAAACAGAATCAGCTTTTTAAATAATATAGAAAAAATCAGAGAAGCTCTCTCAACGAGTTTACAGGTGCTTTCTGAAGGCGAATACAATG
The Flexistipes sp. DNA segment above includes these coding regions:
- the dxs gene encoding 1-deoxy-D-xylulose-5-phosphate synthase, producing the protein MEILDRLQLPDDIRKLNYEELDKLAQEVREFMLESVSKTGGHLAPSLGVVELTLALLKVFDPLNDRIVWDVGHQSYAYKILTDRKNKFHTLRQYGGISGFNKISESPYDAFGVGHTSTSIASALGIKTASDMKDKDQKVVAVIGDGAMTAGLAYEAINYLGHLDKNMIVILNDNEMSISPNVGAMSSYLSRIMTGEIYTRFRKDVANIFEHAPMGSAFLHVAKKMEEGLKGFFTPGVLFEEFGLKYIGPINGHNIRDLTKALHNAEIQDGPALIHVGTKKGKGFKPAEENPEKFHGVSAFDLKTGEAVKFGKKKTYTDIFGDKICEMAEKDENIVALTAAMPDGVGLRSFSEKFPDRFFDVGIAEQFAVTYSAGLAVNGLKPYVAIYSTFLQRAFDSIIHDVALQNLPVTFCIDRGGIVGADGPTHHGTFDLSYLRLIPNMTIMAPKDGDELEEMLELSSSVDGPVAIRYPRGSADEYDFARQPVKLGEPEIISDQGDYAIVSVGHIFSESYKLYNKIKQSGNKCSLVNLRFVKPLDSKKLLEVLYEKKGVILIEENALNGGACEKIQSLLIDNGYKGEIRKFGIPDEFVPHGDIPSLRKSIGLNADYIFDIVKDLWPKND
- a CDS encoding TlyA family RNA methyltransferase, producing the protein MAKKRLDVLLIDRGFAESREKARALIMSGNVYTDNHLLDKPGTRVLEDIPIYVKEPLPFVSRGGLKLDKAKNVFRIDFDGKTVLDIGASTGGFTDVALQNGAKKVVAVDVGKNQLHYSLTKDPRVVNLQKVNFRHAEYELLGEKYDIIVCDVSFISLNRIIPKTALFCKENTEAVFLIKPQFEAEKNEVGKNGVVRDIGVHERVILKVINAAEGYGLKFAGLAKSPIKGPKGNIEYLSYFRYDENINKIENINEIIEQVVNDEEYSYCC
- a CDS encoding NAD(+)/NADH kinase; translation: MMKNIAIVVKPHAEEVADITIQICDYLKSEGKNVLLEERTASVLGYSDFTTHNEIKNNADLLIVLGGDGTLISSNRIISGANIPILGVNLGRLGFLTETKVEEALDTVKKVLSGNYKFDNRMKLISDIFYDEEKVFTTEVLNDIVINKGALARIIDIEVHIDNQYVNTYRADGLIISTPTGSTAYTLAAGGPIVYPTLNSIILTPICPHSLTHRPIVIHDDSEIKIRILNDDEKVFITYDGQIGRKMSLKEEIFIYKSPQPVKLIVSQKRNYFALLKEKLGWGST